Proteins from a single region of Nakamurella deserti:
- a CDS encoding ABC transporter permease, translating into MLVAKREMRVKLRDRAFLIGSLFTLVIVAAATILPSFFSGGATTVAAVGDAAQRAAATAGAEVTVAATPDAAEALVRDGSVDAALIPDTAGTSPFGVSIVALEEAPTDLVTSLSLPTPVQLLEPSSVDPALAFLIPFAFAIIFFMTSLTFGLSIAQSVVEEKQTRIVEILVAAIPVRALLAGKVLGNTVLAVGQIVLIVAAALVGMRISGTDLFSGDVLAQLSEAILWFVPFFLLGFLLLAGLWAVAGALVSRIEDLGSATTPVQLLVMLPFFGVIYGSSQPTLMTWLSYVPFSAPTAMPVRIFNGEVGVVEPLISLAVLAATATVVVLLAARLYQGSVLRTNGKTSYAQAWKFREKV; encoded by the coding sequence ATGCTGGTCGCCAAGCGCGAGATGCGGGTCAAGCTGCGTGACCGGGCCTTCCTCATCGGCAGCCTGTTCACGCTCGTGATCGTGGCGGCGGCGACGATCCTGCCGTCGTTCTTCTCCGGCGGGGCCACCACCGTCGCCGCGGTCGGGGACGCCGCCCAGCGTGCGGCAGCCACCGCCGGTGCCGAGGTCACCGTCGCCGCCACCCCGGACGCCGCCGAAGCGCTCGTCCGCGACGGCAGCGTCGACGCCGCCCTCATCCCCGACACCGCCGGCACGTCGCCGTTCGGGGTCAGCATCGTCGCCCTCGAGGAGGCGCCGACCGATCTGGTCACCAGCCTGTCGCTGCCGACCCCGGTCCAGCTGCTCGAGCCGTCGTCGGTCGACCCGGCGCTGGCGTTCCTGATCCCGTTCGCCTTCGCCATCATCTTCTTCATGACGTCCCTGACGTTCGGGCTGTCCATCGCCCAGAGCGTGGTGGAGGAGAAGCAGACCCGCATCGTCGAGATCCTGGTCGCCGCCATCCCGGTGCGGGCCCTGCTGGCCGGCAAGGTCCTGGGCAACACCGTCCTCGCCGTCGGGCAGATCGTGCTGATCGTCGCCGCCGCGCTCGTCGGGATGCGGATCAGCGGCACCGACCTGTTCTCCGGCGACGTGCTGGCCCAGCTGAGCGAGGCGATCCTGTGGTTCGTGCCGTTCTTCCTGCTCGGATTCCTGCTGCTGGCCGGGTTGTGGGCGGTCGCCGGCGCCCTGGTCAGCCGCATCGAGGACCTCGGCTCCGCGACCACGCCGGTGCAGCTGCTGGTGATGCTGCCGTTCTTCGGCGTCATCTACGGCAGCTCGCAGCCGACGCTGATGACCTGGCTGTCGTACGTGCCGTTCTCGGCCCCCACCGCGATGCCGGTGCGCATCTTCAACGGGGAGGTCGGCGTCGTCGAACCGCTGATCTCACTGGCCGTCCTGGCCGCCACCGCCACCGTGGTGGTGCTGCTCGCCGCCCGTCTCTACCAGGGCTCGGTGCTGCGGACCAACGGCAAGACCTCCTACGCCCAGGCCTGGAAGTTCCGCGAGAAGGTCTGA
- a CDS encoding DUF948 domain-containing protein, translating to MTVGEIALLVIAGVFLILAVVAVLTLIKVGKTMDAAREAIANTQTDTRPVLRKADATLGLVNTNLKHITGVTNAASAITGNVSGLVSIVAATLGGPAVRAASFTYGVRKALSARSAKAVKKAQKNAKRLSR from the coding sequence ATGACGGTGGGAGAAATTGCCCTCCTCGTTATCGCGGGCGTATTTCTGATCCTGGCGGTCGTCGCCGTCCTCACGCTGATCAAGGTCGGCAAGACCATGGACGCGGCCCGTGAGGCCATCGCGAACACCCAGACCGACACCCGCCCCGTGCTGCGCAAGGCCGACGCCACCCTCGGGCTGGTCAACACCAACCTCAAGCACATCACCGGGGTCACCAACGCCGCGAGCGCCATCACCGGCAACGTCTCGGGTCTGGTCAGCATCGTCGCAGCGACCCTCGGCGGTCCCGCCGTCCGGGCCGCCTCGTTCACCTACGGCGTCCGCAAGGCCCTCTCGGCCCGCAGCGCCAAGGCCGTGAAGAAGGCGCAGAAGAACGCCAAGAGGCTGAGCCGCTGA
- a CDS encoding ABC transporter ATP-binding protein yields the protein MLELRSVSRRFGDRTVVDDVSFTVGPGRLTGFVGANGAGKTTTMRIVLGVLAADRGEVHWQGRPITTGERRRFGYMPEERGLYPKMKVADQITYFGQLHGMSRRDAAASTSALLEQLSLDDRSNDTLESLSLGNQQRAQIAAALVHDPIALILDEPFSGLDPLAVDTVVSVLRERAARGVPVLFSSHQLDVVERLCDDVVVIAGGRVAAAGERDQLRHAHAGLRYRLTVDPDAGWLRDWAAANGMRVVDIDGPRAVIELSRPDLEQPLLTEALRRGPVREFAPVVPTLSQIFREVIR from the coding sequence GTGCTGGAACTCCGATCCGTCAGCCGCCGGTTCGGCGACCGGACGGTGGTGGACGACGTGTCGTTCACCGTCGGCCCGGGACGACTGACCGGCTTCGTCGGCGCCAACGGCGCCGGCAAGACCACCACCATGCGCATCGTGCTCGGTGTGCTGGCCGCCGACCGCGGTGAGGTGCACTGGCAGGGCCGACCGATCACGACGGGGGAGCGCCGCCGCTTCGGCTACATGCCGGAGGAGCGCGGGCTGTACCCGAAGATGAAGGTGGCCGACCAGATCACCTACTTCGGTCAGCTGCACGGGATGTCCCGCCGGGACGCCGCCGCCTCGACGTCCGCACTGCTGGAACAGCTCTCGCTCGACGACCGCAGCAACGACACCCTGGAGTCGCTGTCGCTGGGCAACCAGCAACGCGCCCAGATCGCCGCCGCCCTGGTCCACGACCCGATCGCGCTGATCCTCGACGAGCCGTTCTCCGGGCTGGACCCCCTCGCGGTGGACACCGTGGTCAGCGTGTTGCGCGAGCGGGCCGCCCGCGGTGTGCCGGTGCTGTTCTCCAGCCATCAGCTCGACGTGGTCGAGCGGCTCTGCGACGACGTCGTCGTGATCGCCGGCGGCCGGGTCGCCGCCGCCGGCGAGCGCGACCAGTTGCGGCACGCCCACGCCGGACTGCGCTACCGCCTCACCGTCGACCCGGACGCCGGCTGGCTGCGCGACTGGGCCGCCGCCAACGGAATGCGCGTCGTGGACATCGACGGACCCCGCGCGGTGATCGAGCTGAGCCGTCCCGACCTCGAGCAGCCGCTGCTCACCGAGGCGCTGCGCCGCGGACCGGTCCGTGAGTTCGCCCCCGTCGTCCCCACCCTGTCGCAGATCTTCCGGGAGGTCATCCGATGA
- a CDS encoding shikimate dehydrogenase, giving the protein MSSADPRRAAVLGSPVGHSLSPVLHRAAYAALGLTGWTYDAIDIGADGALLPDIVRRSGTGWAGFSVTMPGKPGAAAIADDRSTRVRRLGVANTLVRHDGGWAAENTDVDGVAGALTAAGATGLRRGLIIGAGGTGMAALLALSELGVTDLVVAGRRESSTAAALELAHALGLGARHAALDPDGIAAVAAEVDVAVATAPAGALDALAAPLAGVPVLFDAIYHPWPTALAAAGAAGRITVTGLDMLLHQAFRQVELMTGRAAPRAAMRDALIAAAGATLPLPY; this is encoded by the coding sequence GTGTCTTCGGCTGATCCGCGGCGCGCGGCGGTCCTGGGATCCCCGGTCGGTCACTCGCTCTCACCCGTCCTGCACCGCGCCGCCTACGCCGCGCTGGGGCTGACCGGATGGACCTACGACGCCATCGACATCGGCGCCGACGGCGCGCTGCTGCCCGACATCGTGCGGCGCAGCGGGACCGGGTGGGCCGGCTTCAGCGTGACCATGCCCGGCAAACCGGGGGCGGCGGCCATCGCCGACGACCGCAGTACCCGGGTCCGACGGCTCGGGGTGGCCAACACCCTCGTCCGGCACGACGGCGGCTGGGCCGCGGAGAACACCGACGTCGACGGTGTGGCCGGCGCACTCACCGCCGCCGGCGCGACCGGACTGCGACGGGGCCTGATCATCGGAGCCGGCGGCACCGGCATGGCGGCGCTGCTCGCCCTGTCCGAGCTCGGCGTCACCGACCTCGTCGTGGCGGGCCGCCGCGAGAGCAGCACCGCCGCCGCCCTGGAACTCGCGCATGCGCTCGGGCTCGGAGCCCGGCACGCCGCGCTCGATCCGGACGGCATCGCCGCGGTCGCCGCCGAGGTCGACGTCGCCGTGGCCACCGCGCCGGCCGGTGCGCTGGACGCACTGGCCGCACCGCTGGCCGGCGTTCCGGTGCTGTTCGACGCGATCTACCACCCCTGGCCGACCGCGCTGGCCGCCGCGGGTGCCGCCGGCCGCATCACGGTCACCGGGCTGGACATGCTGCTGCACCAGGCGTTCCGTCAGGTCGAGCTGATGACCGGCCGGGCGGCTCCGCGGGCGGCGATGCGGGACGCGTTGATCGCCGCCGCCGGCGCGACGCTGCCGCTGCCGTACTGA
- a CDS encoding response regulator: MSDPLRVVIVDDHELVRAGFRIILDAEDDIDVVGQAADGAAGVTVVGELTPDVVLMDVQMPGMDGIEATRQILAGKAVASGARCGPAVIILTTFDRDDYLFAALRAGASGFLLKNSSPEDLIEAIHVVGRGDALLAPEITRRVIERFVAAPAAQPSMRPGAAAQLAELTEREHEVLVRLAGGASNAEIAGQLFLGEATVKTHVSRVLMKLGLRDRTQAVVFAYENGVVRPRV, translated from the coding sequence ATGAGTGACCCCCTGCGGGTGGTGATCGTCGACGACCACGAGCTGGTGCGCGCCGGCTTCCGCATCATCCTGGACGCCGAGGACGACATCGACGTCGTCGGGCAGGCCGCCGACGGCGCCGCCGGGGTGACGGTGGTGGGCGAGCTGACGCCGGACGTGGTCCTGATGGACGTGCAGATGCCCGGGATGGACGGCATCGAGGCGACCCGGCAGATCCTCGCCGGGAAGGCCGTCGCCTCCGGGGCGCGGTGCGGCCCGGCGGTGATCATCCTGACCACCTTCGACCGTGACGACTACCTGTTCGCGGCGCTGCGGGCCGGCGCCAGCGGCTTCCTGCTGAAGAACTCGAGCCCCGAGGACCTCATCGAGGCCATCCACGTCGTCGGCCGCGGCGATGCGCTCCTGGCGCCGGAGATCACCCGCCGGGTGATCGAGCGGTTCGTGGCCGCCCCGGCGGCGCAGCCCTCGATGCGGCCGGGGGCCGCCGCGCAGCTCGCCGAGCTGACCGAACGCGAACACGAGGTGCTCGTCCGGCTGGCCGGTGGCGCGTCCAACGCCGAGATCGCCGGCCAGCTGTTCCTCGGTGAGGCGACGGTGAAGACCCACGTGTCGCGGGTGCTGATGAAACTCGGTCTGCGGGACCGGACACAGGCCGTCGTGTTCGCCTACGAGAACGGGGTGGTGCGGCCGAGGGTCTGA
- a CDS encoding prepilin peptidase, with translation MSSWLVPALCALGGAAAGAASRVLLGRLRRGTVVRPGPLEVASALLAGLGGASSFPDGPWPLVLWVGVLAVPLAAVDLRHHRLPDALTLPAVPLTLVVCAIDRWWGGGTGDLGRAAVAGAAVGGLFLLLATLRPDAMGRGDAKLAFGLGIALGYVSWPAVLLGMFGGFLAGSLVGLAGVVTRRFGLRSAIAFGPALLLGCWVVLAVPSLPAWFSGTAGASAAAGWP, from the coding sequence ATGTCCAGCTGGCTCGTCCCCGCGCTCTGCGCCCTCGGCGGTGCCGCCGCCGGCGCGGCGTCCCGGGTGCTGCTCGGCCGGTTGCGCCGGGGGACCGTGGTGCGCCCGGGGCCGCTGGAGGTGGCGTCCGCGCTCCTCGCCGGCCTCGGTGGAGCGTCGTCGTTCCCCGACGGGCCGTGGCCGCTGGTGCTCTGGGTCGGGGTGCTGGCCGTTCCGCTCGCCGCGGTGGACCTGCGCCACCACCGGCTGCCCGACGCGCTGACCCTGCCGGCCGTGCCGCTGACCCTGGTGGTGTGCGCGATCGACCGGTGGTGGGGCGGCGGCACCGGAGACCTGGGGCGGGCGGCGGTCGCCGGCGCCGCCGTCGGCGGGCTGTTCCTGCTGCTGGCGACCCTCCGGCCGGACGCGATGGGCCGCGGTGACGCCAAACTCGCGTTCGGCCTGGGGATCGCGCTGGGCTACGTGTCGTGGCCGGCGGTGCTGCTGGGGATGTTCGGCGGCTTCCTCGCCGGGTCACTCGTCGGGCTGGCCGGCGTGGTGACCCGGCGGTTCGGCCTGCGCTCGGCCATCGCGTTCGGGCCGGCGCTGCTGCTCGGTTGCTGGGTGGTGCTGGCGGTGCCGTCGCTGCCCGCCTGGTTCAGCGGTACTGCTGGAGCTTCCGCTGCAGCAGGTTGGCCTTGA
- the mltG gene encoding endolytic transglycosylase MltG produces the protein MKDSLGLFGHTDDPDGRGSGGTDHTGEYDMAELRAALRTSRTDQATLPREPTRERRALRLADENRRRRRRRSSLVAVIVLLLIAGGTFFLVRTWSTEEVVPPADFVGAGTTETVVRVNANDGSRQIGTALFDAKVVASVEAFVADADGDDGMRGIQPGYYKVRQGASASAAVAALLDDQNRVGRIDLIPGVTLADTRTPTGETASPGYVTQITQAACVPLNGVADCFTTDELWQQIRTADVASMGLVDWAVQRVAANPDLDHRLEGMIAPGVYNIPPTDDPAVVLRYLLGASAVYWNTSGISTQAAGANGDDPYELAVIASLIEREAITGDMGKVSRVIQNRLGVPMRLQLDSTVNYARNESQIATTEADRLDAGSPYNTYAHEGLPPTPIGGIGPDALAAALRPADGDWLYFVKVNPKTGQSCFSATLEAHNACVEQARAAGVFG, from the coding sequence GTGAAGGACTCACTCGGACTGTTCGGGCACACCGACGATCCGGACGGTCGCGGCTCGGGGGGAACCGACCACACCGGTGAATACGACATGGCGGAGCTGCGCGCCGCGCTCCGGACGTCCCGCACCGACCAGGCGACCCTCCCGCGCGAGCCGACCCGGGAGCGGCGGGCCCTGCGGCTGGCCGACGAGAACCGGCGGCGACGGCGACGCCGCTCGTCGCTGGTCGCGGTGATCGTGCTGCTCCTCATCGCCGGGGGCACGTTCTTCCTGGTCCGGACCTGGTCGACCGAGGAGGTCGTGCCGCCTGCGGACTTCGTCGGCGCCGGCACCACCGAGACCGTGGTCCGGGTCAACGCCAACGACGGCTCGCGCCAGATCGGCACCGCCCTCTTCGACGCCAAAGTGGTGGCCAGCGTCGAGGCGTTCGTCGCCGACGCCGACGGCGACGACGGGATGCGGGGCATCCAACCCGGCTACTACAAGGTGCGGCAGGGTGCGTCGGCGTCCGCCGCGGTCGCGGCCCTGCTCGACGACCAGAACCGGGTGGGCCGGATCGACCTCATCCCGGGCGTCACCCTGGCCGACACCCGCACCCCCACCGGTGAGACGGCGTCGCCCGGGTACGTCACCCAGATCACCCAGGCCGCCTGCGTCCCGCTCAACGGCGTCGCCGACTGCTTCACCACCGACGAGCTGTGGCAGCAGATCCGCACCGCCGATGTCGCCTCGATGGGCCTCGTCGACTGGGCGGTCCAGCGGGTCGCGGCCAATCCCGACCTGGACCATCGTCTCGAAGGCATGATCGCCCCCGGCGTCTACAACATCCCGCCGACCGACGACCCCGCCGTGGTGCTCCGGTACCTGCTCGGCGCCTCCGCGGTGTACTGGAACACCAGCGGCATCTCGACGCAGGCCGCCGGCGCCAACGGCGACGACCCGTACGAGCTGGCCGTCATCGCCTCCCTCATCGAACGGGAGGCGATCACCGGCGACATGGGCAAGGTCAGCCGGGTCATCCAGAACCGGCTCGGGGTGCCCATGCGGCTGCAGCTGGACTCGACGGTCAACTACGCCAGGAACGAGTCGCAGATCGCCACCACCGAGGCGGACCGCCTCGACGCGGGCAGCCCGTACAACACCTACGCGCACGAGGGGCTGCCACCCACCCCGATCGGCGGGATCGGACCGGACGCGTTGGCCGCCGCCCTCCGTCCCGCCGACGGTGACTGGTTGTACTTCGTCAAGGTCAACCCCAAGACCGGCCAGTCCTGCTTCAGCGCGACCCTCGAAGCACACAACGCATGCGTGGAACAGGCCCGGGCGGCTGGTGTCTTCGGCTGA
- the ruvX gene encoding Holliday junction resolvase RuvX encodes MDVGSVRVGVAISDPHGILATPVGTFARDGRSAAVLDRIAALVDENNVVEVVVGLPRSLSGREGPAETAARDFVRRLQPRIAVPIVFVDERFTSVTANRILAERGVRGRKARATVDQVAAVQILQQHLDIRRSRGDAG; translated from the coding sequence GTGGACGTGGGTAGCGTGCGGGTCGGTGTCGCGATCAGCGACCCGCACGGGATCCTCGCCACCCCGGTCGGCACGTTCGCCCGGGACGGTCGTTCGGCGGCCGTGCTCGACAGGATCGCTGCCCTGGTGGACGAGAACAACGTCGTGGAGGTCGTCGTGGGGCTACCCCGATCGCTCTCCGGACGCGAAGGTCCCGCCGAGACCGCCGCACGCGATTTCGTCCGTCGTCTGCAGCCGCGCATCGCCGTCCCCATCGTCTTCGTCGACGAACGGTTCACCTCGGTCACCGCGAACCGCATCCTCGCCGAGCGCGGTGTGCGCGGCCGCAAGGCCAGGGCGACGGTCGACCAGGTGGCGGCGGTGCAGATCCTCCAGCAGCACCTCGACATCCGGCGGAGCCGGGGCGACGCGGGGTGA
- a CDS encoding sensor histidine kinase, with translation MLTERVRGWWRRIVVPGWVRPRPTAAQRRTDVLLVVLFFVVAPFSAVVADSLASAFGRTLPDWRWQALWIVALGLPLMWRRRFPISSMLVVAAVFLLSQWAGFPDNLAASVALFWSLYSVGAWSRHRVAAFWARVFVVAGMFVFIAVSFVLAGADVLPDNPQTQPGPLSAYAATVLNSVLANVVYFAASTYFGTVSWTSARRESQLADQAAALEAAQRENAERAVTRERLHIARELHDVVAHHVSVMGVQASAARRVLGRSPELASDALSAVENTARVAITELRALLGVLRDEAPTDELTPGGAGTALGPAGESLHAAPGVEQIPALVGQAEGAGLQIRFGVFGTPRPVPAGVSLSLFRIVQEALTNVLKHASATNVEVRLRYRDVSVEVEITDDGLGAAGRTARPGAAPGYGLVGMRERVAVHGGELVTGPRDTGGFRVRADLPTDVSRRGGERGVGAAPGGRPPTEHDERIEAFHE, from the coding sequence GTGCTGACCGAACGCGTGCGGGGCTGGTGGCGACGCATCGTCGTGCCCGGCTGGGTGCGGCCGCGGCCGACCGCCGCCCAGCGACGCACCGACGTCCTGCTGGTGGTGCTGTTCTTCGTGGTCGCGCCGTTCAGCGCGGTGGTGGCGGACAGCCTGGCGTCCGCGTTCGGCCGGACGCTGCCCGACTGGCGCTGGCAGGCGCTGTGGATCGTCGCGCTGGGGCTGCCGCTGATGTGGCGCCGGCGGTTCCCGATCAGCTCGATGCTGGTGGTCGCGGCGGTGTTCCTGCTGTCCCAGTGGGCCGGGTTCCCGGACAACCTGGCGGCGTCGGTCGCGCTGTTCTGGTCGCTGTACTCCGTCGGGGCGTGGTCGCGGCACCGGGTGGCCGCGTTCTGGGCGCGGGTGTTCGTGGTGGCCGGCATGTTCGTGTTCATCGCCGTCAGCTTCGTGCTGGCCGGCGCCGACGTGCTGCCCGACAACCCGCAGACCCAGCCCGGGCCGCTCTCGGCGTACGCGGCCACCGTGCTCAACAGCGTGCTCGCCAACGTCGTGTACTTCGCCGCCAGCACCTACTTCGGCACGGTGTCGTGGACGTCGGCGCGGCGGGAGAGTCAGCTCGCCGACCAGGCCGCGGCGCTGGAGGCGGCCCAGCGGGAGAACGCGGAGCGCGCGGTCACCCGCGAGCGGCTGCACATCGCCCGGGAGCTGCACGACGTCGTCGCCCACCACGTCTCCGTGATGGGCGTGCAGGCCAGCGCGGCGCGGCGGGTGCTGGGCCGCAGTCCCGAGCTCGCCAGCGATGCGCTCAGCGCGGTGGAGAACACCGCACGGGTCGCGATCACCGAGCTGCGCGCGCTGCTCGGGGTGCTGCGCGACGAGGCGCCGACGGACGAGCTGACGCCGGGCGGCGCCGGCACCGCCCTAGGGCCCGCGGGCGAGAGCCTGCACGCCGCACCCGGGGTGGAGCAGATCCCGGCGCTGGTCGGCCAGGCGGAGGGGGCCGGGCTGCAGATCCGGTTCGGGGTGTTCGGCACCCCACGGCCGGTGCCGGCGGGAGTGTCGTTGTCGTTGTTCCGGATCGTGCAGGAGGCGCTGACCAACGTGCTCAAGCACGCGTCGGCGACGAACGTCGAGGTGCGGTTGCGCTACCGCGACGTCTCGGTGGAGGTGGAGATCACCGACGACGGGCTGGGCGCGGCCGGCCGGACCGCCCGGCCGGGAGCGGCGCCCGGCTACGGTCTGGTGGGCATGCGCGAGCGGGTCGCAGTGCACGGGGGCGAGCTGGTGACGGGGCCGCGGGACACCGGTGGCTTCCGGGTCCGGGCGGATCTGCCCACCGACGTGAGCCGCCGCGGGGGCGAGCGGGGAGTGGGGGCCGCCCCCGGCGGGAGGCCCCCGACGGAGCACGACGAGCGGATCGAGGCGTTCCATGAGTGA
- the alaS gene encoding alanine--tRNA ligase — MQTLEIQRRFLEYFQRNGHTVVPSASLISQDPTVLFTIAGMAPFKPYFLGQQTPPWPRATSVQKVLRTLDIENVGQTTRHCTFFQMAGNFSFGDYFKAGAITHAWTLITSSVEDGGLGFDPERIWVTVYKNDDEAIRLWEEIAGLPAERIQRRGGEDNYWDMGVPGPGGPCSEIYYDRGPEYGLPGGPVADEDRYIEIWNLVFMQDVRGEDSPKYDFPPVGSLPEKNIDTGMGVERVAFLLQGVDNVYETDLMRPFIATAEQLSGRTYGENHTDDVRFRVIADHVRSAALVIADGVTPSNEGRGYVLRRLIRRVIRSIRLLGVTEPVMATLLTQVRDLLGPIYTDLATDFDRILRVAVAEEDSFRKTLESGSKLFTDAAAQTTAAGSSAVSGSTAFALHDTYGFPLDLTLEMADEVGLSVDVAGFKRLMDEQKARARADAKARKGGFADQHVYRELLELGATEFTGYDELTSEGTIRGLIADGERIPAAKAGDIVEVVLDRTSLYAEAGGQDSDAGQILGSGLSAEVLDVQKIARKLWVHQVRVTEGELTEGASVITAVDAANRARANQAHSATHLVNAALRELLGPDALQAGSYNKPGYLRLDFTWSGGLSGSARAEIEAAANRAITDNLAVTTSLSTVAEAKARGAVALFGEVYGDVVRVVEIGGPWSLELCGGTHVARSSEVGSLVLLGESSVGSGVRRVESYVGFDAFNHLAAERALLENLTGLLKVPSKELPSRVAGLVERLKTAEKELAAMRAAAVLSSAGSLVDGAQRLGDVELVAAALPSGTSAGDLRALAGDVKGRLGGRPAVVALFGEVDGTVPFVVAVTDAALATGLKAGELVKAFLPDIQGRGGGRPELAQGSGTNAAGTDDALASLRVTLGGSNG, encoded by the coding sequence ATGCAGACCCTGGAGATCCAACGCCGCTTCCTGGAGTACTTCCAGCGCAACGGACACACCGTGGTGCCGTCGGCCTCGCTGATCAGCCAGGACCCCACCGTCCTGTTCACCATCGCCGGGATGGCCCCGTTCAAGCCGTACTTCCTCGGCCAGCAGACCCCGCCGTGGCCGCGCGCCACCAGCGTGCAGAAGGTGCTGCGGACGCTGGACATCGAGAACGTCGGGCAGACCACCCGGCACTGCACGTTCTTCCAGATGGCCGGCAACTTCTCCTTCGGCGACTACTTCAAGGCCGGCGCGATCACGCACGCCTGGACGCTGATCACCAGCTCCGTCGAGGACGGCGGGCTCGGCTTCGACCCGGAGCGCATCTGGGTGACCGTCTACAAGAACGACGACGAGGCCATCCGGCTGTGGGAGGAGATCGCCGGGCTGCCCGCCGAGCGGATCCAGCGCCGCGGCGGCGAGGACAACTACTGGGACATGGGCGTCCCCGGCCCCGGCGGCCCCTGCTCGGAGATCTACTACGACCGAGGCCCGGAATACGGCCTCCCCGGCGGCCCGGTGGCCGACGAGGACCGCTACATCGAGATCTGGAATCTCGTCTTCATGCAGGACGTCCGCGGGGAGGACAGCCCCAAGTACGACTTCCCGCCGGTCGGCTCGCTGCCGGAGAAGAACATCGACACCGGCATGGGCGTCGAGCGCGTCGCGTTCCTGCTGCAGGGCGTGGACAACGTCTACGAGACCGACCTGATGCGTCCGTTCATCGCGACCGCGGAGCAGCTGTCCGGCCGTACCTACGGCGAGAACCACACCGACGACGTCCGGTTCCGGGTCATCGCCGACCACGTCCGGTCCGCGGCGCTGGTCATCGCCGACGGGGTCACCCCCAGCAACGAGGGCCGCGGCTACGTGCTGCGCCGGCTGATCCGCCGGGTCATCCGGTCCATCCGCCTGCTCGGCGTGACCGAACCCGTGATGGCCACGCTCCTCACCCAGGTCCGCGACCTGCTGGGACCGATCTACACCGACCTGGCCACCGACTTCGACCGCATCCTGCGGGTCGCGGTCGCCGAGGAGGACAGCTTCCGCAAGACGCTGGAGTCCGGGTCGAAGCTGTTCACCGACGCCGCCGCGCAGACCACCGCGGCCGGCAGCAGCGCGGTCAGCGGCTCGACCGCCTTCGCCCTGCACGACACCTACGGCTTCCCGCTCGACCTGACGCTGGAGATGGCCGACGAGGTCGGTCTGAGCGTGGACGTCGCCGGCTTCAAGCGGCTGATGGACGAGCAGAAAGCCCGTGCCCGCGCCGACGCCAAGGCCCGCAAGGGCGGGTTCGCCGACCAGCACGTCTACCGGGAACTGCTCGAGCTCGGCGCCACCGAGTTCACCGGCTACGACGAGCTGACCAGCGAGGGAACCATCCGCGGCCTCATCGCCGACGGTGAGCGGATTCCCGCCGCGAAGGCGGGGGACATCGTGGAGGTGGTCCTGGACCGCACCTCGCTCTACGCCGAGGCCGGCGGCCAGGACTCCGACGCGGGTCAGATCCTCGGCTCCGGGCTGTCCGCCGAGGTGCTCGACGTGCAGAAGATCGCCCGCAAGCTCTGGGTGCACCAGGTCCGCGTCACCGAGGGCGAGCTGACCGAGGGTGCCTCGGTGATCACCGCCGTCGACGCCGCCAACCGGGCGCGCGCCAACCAGGCGCACTCGGCCACCCACCTGGTCAACGCCGCCCTGCGTGAACTCCTCGGCCCGGACGCCCTGCAGGCCGGCTCGTACAACAAGCCCGGCTACCTGCGGCTGGACTTCACCTGGTCCGGCGGGCTGTCCGGGTCCGCCAGGGCCGAGATCGAGGCCGCGGCGAACCGGGCCATCACCGACAACCTCGCGGTCACCACGTCGCTGTCCACCGTGGCCGAGGCCAAGGCCCGCGGGGCGGTCGCGTTGTTCGGCGAGGTCTACGGCGACGTCGTCCGCGTGGTGGAGATCGGCGGCCCGTGGTCGCTGGAACTCTGCGGTGGCACCCACGTCGCCCGCTCGTCGGAGGTCGGCAGCCTGGTGCTCCTCGGGGAGTCCAGCGTCGGTTCCGGGGTGCGACGGGTCGAGAGCTACGTCGGGTTCGACGCGTTCAACCACCTCGCCGCCGAGCGCGCGCTGCTGGAGAACCTCACCGGCCTGCTCAAGGTGCCGTCCAAGGAACTGCCGAGCCGGGTCGCCGGGCTCGTCGAGCGGCTGAAGACCGCGGAGAAGGAGCTCGCCGCGATGCGGGCGGCCGCGGTGCTGTCGTCGGCGGGTTCGCTCGTCGACGGCGCCCAGCGCCTCGGCGACGTCGAGCTGGTCGCCGCGGCGCTGCCGTCCGGCACCTCCGCCGGGGACCTGCGTGCGCTGGCCGGCGACGTGAAGGGCCGCCTCGGCGGCCGCCCGGCGGTGGTGGCGCTCTTCGGTGAGGTGGACGGCACCGTGCCCTTCGTCGTCGCCGTCACCGACGCCGCCCTGGCCACCGGACTCAAGGCCGGTGAGCTGGTCAAGGCGTTCCTGCCCGACATCCAGGGCCGCGGTGGTGGCCGCCCCGAGCTCGCCCAGGGCTCGGGAACGAACGCCGCGGGCACAGACGACGCCCTCGCGTCACTGCGCGTCACCCTCGGTGGATCGAACGGGTGA